From Rutidosis leptorrhynchoides isolate AG116_Rl617_1_P2 chromosome 3, CSIRO_AGI_Rlap_v1, whole genome shotgun sequence, a single genomic window includes:
- the LOC139897946 gene encoding protein RER1B-like — protein MEGVGGGDRSAAATLDQWRQFSRLFQVYLDKSTPHAVYRWSGTAALVILYVLRVYYVQGFYIISYGLGIYILNLLIGFLSPLVDPELEPSDGPMLPTKGSDEFKPFIRRLPEFKFWYAITKAFIISFLMTFFSMFDVPVFWPILLCYWFVLFALTMKRQIMHMIKYRYVPFNIGKQKYSGKKSSAGGSGSRGD, from the exons ATGGAAGGAGTTGGCGGTGGTGATCGATCAGCGGCTGCAACTTTGGATCAATGGAGGCAATTTTCAAGGCTTTTTCAGGTTTATTTGGATAAGAGTACTCCACATGCAGTTTATAGGTGGTCCGGGACTGCGGCTTTAGTGATTCTTTATGTGTTGAGAGTTTATTATGTTCAAGGGTTTTATATCATTAGCTATGGTCTTGGAATCTATATACTAAACTTGTTGATTGGATTTCTATCTCCATTAGTTGATCCCGAACTCGAACCTTCTGATGGTCCCATGTTACCTACCAAAGGCTCGGATGAATTCAAACCTTTTATCAGACGCCTGCCTGAGTTCAAGTTTTG GTATGCCATAACAAAGGCTTTCATCATATCATTCTTGATGACCTTCTTCTCCATGTTTGATGTCCCTGTATTTTGGCCCATACTACTATGTTACTGGTTTGTGCTATTTGCACTAACAATGAAACGCCAAATCATGCACATGATCAAATACAGATACGTACCATTCAATATCGGAAAGCAG AAATACAGCGGTAAGAAATCTTCAGCAGGCGGCAGTGGTTCACGAGGAGATTGA